In the genome of Megalops cyprinoides isolate fMegCyp1 chromosome 7, fMegCyp1.pri, whole genome shotgun sequence, one region contains:
- the nemp1 gene encoding nuclear envelope integral membrane protein 1, translating into MAGHMKWRVGFNCKYSRTTVIPLLFVLHLLLVIEQASGAKLPVISIKEGLESRERGPQHFCYHNHLVPGWRETWTRIQIKVCSSRQLKVTVVQDEEELQELEHFSLWTLMRYFLREQTNETAINVDLFSAKTCLRVDPSSRDAEYTVKLERKFDIYLFLVFLAGLLLFLCAESLSRSQVFYYSAGMSTGMIASLIILIFIMARLLPRKSPFYVMIVGGWSFSLYLIQLVFRNLQLILREHWHLAIGYTAVVGFVSFAVCYRYGPLVDERSINILSWTLQLFGLLLVYAGIQVQQVAFAIIVAAFCSKNLEYAARSALTAYNKIKPDWMRKVEPRRLLTEEEYQRQGELETQRALEQLRAYCSSPDFSTWKTVSRLQSPKRFADFMEGSPHLMPNEVSIHAQEYGLGSSFFEDELFATDEEDEEEEEQDGVPKRGEYVKELFWNHRDL; encoded by the exons ATGGCGGGACACATGAAATGGAGAGTGGGGTTTAACTGTAAATATTCAAGGACAACAGTTATTCCTCTGCTTTTCGTGTTACATCTTCTGCTAGTTATAGAACAAGCATCAG GCGCTAAACTGCCTGTAATCTCCATCAAGGAGGGGCTGGAATCCAGAGAACGTGGACCACAGCATTTTTGTTACCACAATCACCTGGTACCTGGGTGGAGGGAGACATGGACTCGAATTCAG ATCAAGGTGTGCAGCTCACGGCAGCTGAAGGTGACAGTTGTGCAGGATGAGgaagagctgcaggagctggagcactTCAGCCTCTGGACCCTGATGCGTTACTTCCTGCGTGAGCAGACCAACGAGACCGCCATCAACGTCGACCTGTTCAGCGCAAAGACGTGCCTCCGGGTTGACCCGTCCAGTAGAGATGCCGAATACACTGTGAAGCTGGAGCGGA AGTTTGATATTTATCTGTTCCTGGTGTTCCTTGCTGGATTACTTCTGTTCCTGTGTGCAGAATCACTTAGCAG GAGCCAGGTGTTCTACTATTCCGCTGGAATGAGCACTGGCATGATCGCCTccctcatcatcctcatcttcatcatGGCCCGCTTGCTTCCCAGG AAAAGCCCGTTCTATGTGATGATAGTGGGTGGCTGGTCCTTCTCCCTCTACCTCATCCAGCTGGTGTTCAGGAACCTGCAGCTCATTCTCAGAGAGCATTGGCACTTAGCCATCG GCTACACGGCAGTGGTGGGTTTCGTTAGCTTTGCGGTGTGCTACCGCTATGGCCCTCTGGTAGATGAGCGGAGCATCAACATCCTGTCCTGGACGTTGCAGCTGTTTGGTCTGCTGCTGGTCTATGCTGGGATCCAGGTCCAGCAGGTGGCGTTTGCCATCATCGTGGCGGCCTTCTGCTCCAAGAACCTGGAGTACGCTGCCCGGTCGGCCCTTACTGCATACAA CAAGATCAAGCCAGACTGGATGAGGAAGGTGGAGCCCCGTCGCCTGCTGACCGAGGAGGAGTACcagaggcagggagagctgGAGACGCAGCGGGCCCTGGAGCAGCTGCGGGCATACTGCAGCAGCCCCGATTTCAGCACCTGGAAGACTGTCTCCAGGCTCCAGTCTCCCAAGAG GTTTGCTGACTTCATGGAGGGCTCCCCCCACCTGATGCCCAATGAAGTGTCCATACACGCACAGGAGTACGGGCTGGGCAGCTCCTTCTTTGAGGATGAGCTCTTTGCTACAGATGAAGAAgacgaagaggaggaagagcaggatgGAGTCCCGAAACGTGGGGAATATGTGAAGGAGCTGTTTTGGAACCACAGGGACCTGTGA
- the LOC118781036 gene encoding NGFI-A-binding protein 2-like encodes MSLPRTLGELQLYRVLQRANLLAYYDTFIQQGGDDVQQLCEAGEEEFLEIMALVGMATKPLHVRRLQKALRDWAANPALFNQPLASVPLNSIPLFKIDASGGAAGTGALGGPRKSLSNGQPGSPCEREERASLTPLRSGSPKSPCSQPSPQPPDGFYRDKLSPMDPHWLSPDPDRNCAGGSGADEDQPSPPLPPPAPSASSSTSALAWPGGRLDAETARAVSESVGRLLRTVPRADPGEVKALLKLNKKLAKTVGHIYKLDPQDPAKEEEIRKYSLIYGRFDSKRREGKQLTHHEMIINEAAAQFCIRDNALLLRRVELFSLARQVARECAYTSTLKNARTSADESTLPPHKRIKQEVIVSECVSSSHDIAEGSVVGSEGGHQEALRSGGDEDSLSGESLDGLTQGVGSQSSHSSSPCPTTDTSAPPTWSRNLMQQTLMDEGLRLARLVSHDHVGKISPRTQSAESEDKTSERGISAKPRRRSSSCSTKDDSDNSGK; translated from the exons ATGTCGCTGCCTCGCACGCTCGGCGAGCTGCAGCTGTACCGCGTGCTACAGCGGGCCAACCTCCTGGCCTACTACGACACCTTCATCCAGCAGGGCGGCGACGACGTGCAGCAGCTGTGCGAGGCGGGCGAGGAGGAGTTCCTGGAGATTATGGCGCTGGTGGGCATGGCCACCAAGCCGTTGCACGTGCGGCGCCTGCAGAAGGCCCTGCGCGACTGGGCCGCCAACCCCGCCCTCTTCAACCAGCCGCTGGCCAGCGTGCCGCTCAACAGCATCCCGCTCTTCAAGATCGACGCCAGCGGCGGGGCGGCGGGCACCGGGGCCCTGGGGGGGCCCAGGAAGTCTCTGAGCAACGGGCAGCCGGGGTCCCCCTGCGAGCGGGAGGAGCGGGCCTCCCTCACCCCCTTGCGCAGCGGGAGCCCAAAAAGCCCCTGCTCCCAGCCCTCCCCGCAGCCCCCCGACGGCTTCTACAGGGACAAGCTCTCCCCCATGGACCCGCACTGGCTGAGCCCGGATCCGGACCGGAACTGCGCCGGAGGCTCGGGGGCGGATGAGGACCAGCCCAGCCCCCCGCTCCCTCCCCCGGCgccctccgcctcctcctccacgtCCGCCCTGGCGTGGCCCGGGGGCCGGCTGGACGCGGAGACGGCCCGGGCGGTGAGCGAGAGTGTGGGCCGGCTGCTGCGCACCGTGCCCAGGGCCGACCCCGGGGAGGTGAAGGCGCTGCTGAAGCTCAACAAGAAGCTGGCCAAAACGGTGGGCCACATCTACAAGCTGGACCCGCAGGACCCAGCCAAGGAGGAGGAGATCCGCAAGTACAGCCTCATATACGGCCGCTTCGACTCcaagaggagggaggggaagcagCTCACGCACCACGAG ATGATAATCAATGAAGCAGCAGCCCAGTTCTGTATCAGGGACAATGCCCTGCTGCTGAGGCGGGTTGAGCTCTTCTCATTGGCCAGACAGGTGGCGCGGGAGTGCGCGTACACCTCCACGCTGAAGAATGCCAG AACGAGTGCAGATGAAAGCACCCTGCCACCACATAAAAGAATCAAACAAGAG gtcATTGTGTCAGAGTGCGTCTCGTCCTCCCATGATATCGCGGAGGGGTCGGTGGTGGGCTCAGAGGGCGGACACCAGGAGGCGCTGAGGTCAGGGGGAGACGAGGACAGCCTCTCTGGCGAGAGTCTGGACGGGCTGACACAAG GGGTGGGTTCACAGTCCAGCCACTCTTCATCCCCATGTCCCACCACCGACACCtctgccccgcccacctggaGCCGCAACCTTATGCAGCAGACGCTCATGGACGAGGGACTGCGATTGGCTAGACTGGTGTCACATGACCATGTGGGCAAGATAAGCCCAAGGACGCAGTCTGCAG